A region of Anguilla rostrata isolate EN2019 chromosome 10, ASM1855537v3, whole genome shotgun sequence DNA encodes the following proteins:
- the LOC135233338 gene encoding homer protein homolog 1-like isoform X1: MQGGELVIRLPGRAQSPQAVGETTTLRYKEVHHFFFLPFREQPIYSTRAHVFQIDPNTKKNWVPTSKHAVTVSYFYDSTRNVYRIISLDGTKAIINSTITPNMTFTKTSQKFGQWADSRANTVYGLGFSSEHHLMKFAEKFAEFKEAARLAKEKSQEKMELTSTPSQESAAGDLQSPLTPESINGTDDERVTPDASPNSEPRPEPTQNALPFPHSSAINKHWEAELEALKSNNAKLTAALLESTANVKQWKQQLAAYQEEAERLHKRVTELECMSGQTNVIKSHKTELNHTIEELESTLKAKEEEMERLKDEVENATQLQTQRDSIAEKLQETEMRNQGLEAQLREVENRLESSQLQQEAFRKNLKTLLEILDGKIFELTELRDSLAKLVECS, from the exons ATGCAAGGGGGCGAGCTGGTGATCCGGCTGCCGGGGAGGGCCCAGTCACCCCAGGCGGTAGGGGAAACCACGACCCTGCGGTACAAGGAGGTTCACCACTTCTTCTTCCTGCCCTTCAGGGAGCAGCCCATCTACAGCACCCGGGCCCACGTCTTCCAGATCGACCCCAACACCAAGAAGAACTGGGTGCCCACCAGCAAGCACGCCGTCACCGTCTCCTACTTCTACGACAGCACCCGCAACGTCTACCGGATCATCAGCCTGGACGGGACCAAG GCAATAATAAATAGCACCATCACCCCCAACATGACATTCACCAAGACGTCGCAGAAGTTCGGGCAGTGGGCGGACAGCCGGGCCAACACGGTGTACGGGCTGGGCTTCTCCTCGGAACACCATCTGATGAAG TTTGCGGAGAAATTTGCGGAGTTCAAGGAGGCCGCGCGGTTAGCGAAGGAGAAATCCCAGGAGAAGATGGAGCTGACCAGCACCCCTTCTCAG GAATCAGCAGCCGGGGACCTTCAGTCGCCGCTCACCCCCGAGAGCATCAACGGCACGGACGACGAGAGGGTCACCCCGGACGCCAGCCCCAACTCTGAGCCTCGGCCGGAGCCCACGCAGAACGCGCTGCCGTTCCCACACAG TTCTGCCATCAACAAGCACTGGGAGGCGGAGCTAGAGGCGCTGAAGAGCAACAACGCCAAGCTGACGGCAGCGCTGCTGGAGTCGACAGCCAATGTCAAACAGTGGAAGCAACAGCTGGCAGCCTATCAGGAGGAGGCTGAGAGACTTCACAAACGG gtgACGGAGCTGGAGTGCATGAGCGGCCAGACCAACGTGATCAAATCACACAAGACAGAACTCAACCACACGATAGAGGAGCTGGAGTCCACGCTGAAAGCCAAGGAAGAG GAAATGGAACGGTTGAAAGATGAGGTGGAGAATGCCACCCAGCTGCAGACCCAAAGAGACTCAATCGCTGAGAAACTACAG GAGACAGAGATGAGGAACCAGGGCCTGGAGGCCCAGCTGAGGGAGGTGGAGAACCGGCTGGAgagcagccagctgcagcaggaggccTTCAGGAAGAACCTCAAAACCCTGCTGGAGATCCTGGACGGGAAGATCTTCGAGCTCACCGAACTGCGGGACAGCCTTGCCAAGCTCGTTGAATGCAGCTAG
- the LOC135233338 gene encoding homer protein homolog 1-like isoform X2, producing the protein MGEQPIYSTRAHVFQIDPNTKKNWVPTSKHAVTVSYFYDSTRNVYRIISLDGTKAIINSTITPNMTFTKTSQKFGQWADSRANTVYGLGFSSEHHLMKFAEKFAEFKEAARLAKEKSQEKMELTSTPSQESAAGDLQSPLTPESINGTDDERVTPDASPNSEPRPEPTQNALPFPHSSAINKHWEAELEALKSNNAKLTAALLESTANVKQWKQQLAAYQEEAERLHKRVTELECMSGQTNVIKSHKTELNHTIEELESTLKAKEEEMERLKDEVENATQLQTQRDSIAEKLQETEMRNQGLEAQLREVENRLESSQLQQEAFRKNLKTLLEILDGKIFELTELRDSLAKLVECS; encoded by the exons GGAGCAGCCCATCTACAGCACCCGGGCCCACGTCTTCCAGATCGACCCCAACACCAAGAAGAACTGGGTGCCCACCAGCAAGCACGCCGTCACCGTCTCCTACTTCTACGACAGCACCCGCAACGTCTACCGGATCATCAGCCTGGACGGGACCAAG GCAATAATAAATAGCACCATCACCCCCAACATGACATTCACCAAGACGTCGCAGAAGTTCGGGCAGTGGGCGGACAGCCGGGCCAACACGGTGTACGGGCTGGGCTTCTCCTCGGAACACCATCTGATGAAG TTTGCGGAGAAATTTGCGGAGTTCAAGGAGGCCGCGCGGTTAGCGAAGGAGAAATCCCAGGAGAAGATGGAGCTGACCAGCACCCCTTCTCAG GAATCAGCAGCCGGGGACCTTCAGTCGCCGCTCACCCCCGAGAGCATCAACGGCACGGACGACGAGAGGGTCACCCCGGACGCCAGCCCCAACTCTGAGCCTCGGCCGGAGCCCACGCAGAACGCGCTGCCGTTCCCACACAG TTCTGCCATCAACAAGCACTGGGAGGCGGAGCTAGAGGCGCTGAAGAGCAACAACGCCAAGCTGACGGCAGCGCTGCTGGAGTCGACAGCCAATGTCAAACAGTGGAAGCAACAGCTGGCAGCCTATCAGGAGGAGGCTGAGAGACTTCACAAACGG gtgACGGAGCTGGAGTGCATGAGCGGCCAGACCAACGTGATCAAATCACACAAGACAGAACTCAACCACACGATAGAGGAGCTGGAGTCCACGCTGAAAGCCAAGGAAGAG GAAATGGAACGGTTGAAAGATGAGGTGGAGAATGCCACCCAGCTGCAGACCCAAAGAGACTCAATCGCTGAGAAACTACAG GAGACAGAGATGAGGAACCAGGGCCTGGAGGCCCAGCTGAGGGAGGTGGAGAACCGGCTGGAgagcagccagctgcagcaggaggccTTCAGGAAGAACCTCAAAACCCTGCTGGAGATCCTGGACGGGAAGATCTTCGAGCTCACCGAACTGCGGGACAGCCTTGCCAAGCTCGTTGAATGCAGCTAG